The following coding sequences lie in one Schistocerca serialis cubense isolate TAMUIC-IGC-003099 chromosome 12, iqSchSeri2.2, whole genome shotgun sequence genomic window:
- the LOC126428229 gene encoding uncharacterized protein LOC126428229: MRRETLLALLTVALAATVAAKDSPAAKEGHRTQQAEEEISRTQKKRGLFDLGYGGGYGSGLGIGYLGGGHGLFGGGGFGGSYGGHGHVKTVTVTQKVGIPVPQPYTVHVPVDKPVPYPVAKPFPVEVKVPVDRPYPVPVEKPVPYPVEKPFPVPVKVPVDRPYTVHVPVERPVPYPVEVKVLVPQPYPVHVPKPYAVVVEKKVPVPEPYPVEVKVPVPQPYTVHVKVPVEVPVDRPYPVHVKVPVDRPYPVHVPQPYPVEKPVPVPYTVEKPYPVPVKVPVDRPYPVDVPKPYPVPVEKPVPYPVEKPVPYPVEKPVAYPVKVPVDRPYPVDVPKPVPYPVDKPYPVPVDKPYPVPVKVPVERPYPVPVKVPVAVPIKSHYGGEGLGGGYGGGLGGYGGGFGGYSGGGYSGGYHH; encoded by the coding sequence ACGCTGTTGGCCCTGCTTACCGTCGCCCTCGCGGCAACGGTGGCGGCGAAAGACTCCCCGGCGGCCAAGGAGGGCCACAGGACGCAGCAGGCTGAGGAGGAGATCAGCAGGACCCAGAAGAAGCGCGGCCTCTTCGACCTGGGCTACGGGGGCGGCTACGGCTCCGGGCTGGGCATCGGCTACCTGGGAGGCGGCCACGGGCTCTTCGGGGGCGGCGGCTTCGGCGGCAGCTACGGAGGCCACGGCCACGTCAAGACCGTCACAGTCACCCAGAAGGTCGGCATCCCCGTGCCGCAGCCGTACACCGTCCACGTGCCCGTTGACAAGCCCGTCCCCTACCCCGTGGCCAAGCCGTTCCCCGTCGAAGTCAAGGTCCCCGTCGACAGGCCTTACCCCGTACCGGTCGAGAAGCCGGTCCCTTACCCGGTGGAGAAGCCTTTCCCAGTACCGGTGAAGGTGCCGGTGGACCGACCCTACACCGTCCACGTACCCGTCGAGAGGCCCGTGCCCTACCCCGTGGAAGTCAAGGTCCTGGTACCCCAGCCCTATCCCGTCCACGTCCCCAAGCCCTACGCCGTCGTCGTCGAGAAGAAGGTTCCAGTGCCAGAGCCGTACCCGGTCGAAGTGAAGGTCCCCGTACCACAGCCGTACACCGTCCACGTCAAGGTACCGGTGGAAGTGCCCGTTGACCGCCCTTACCCTGTCCACGTAAAGGTCCCCGTCGACAGGCCGTACCCAGTGCATGTTCCACAGCCCTACCCAGTGGAGAAGCCGGTACCTGTACCCTACACCGTCGAGAAGCCCTACCCCGTGCCGGTGAAGGTGCCTGTCGACCGTCCTTACCCAGTGGATGTCCCCAAACCCTACCCAGTACCTGTAGAGAAACCAGTGCCCTACCCAGTCGAGAAGCCAGTTCCCTACCCCGTGGAGAAGCCCGTAGCCTACCCGGTCAAGGTACCTGTTGACAGGCCTTACCCAGTCGATGTGCCCAAACCAGTCCCTTACCCAGTTGACAAGCCTTACCCTGTGCCTGTTGACAAGCCCTACCCAGTACCAGTAAAGGTCCCAGTAGAAAGGCCCTACCCAGTTCCCGTGAAGGTCCCCGTGGCGGTCCCGATCAAGTCTCACTACGGCGGTGAAGGTCTAGGAGGTGGCTACGGAGGTGGATTAGGGGGCTACGGAGGTGGATTTGGCGGCTACAGTGGAGGCGGCTACAGTGGAGGCTACCACCATTAA